In Pyxidicoccus xibeiensis, the genomic stretch CCGGCGGGGGTTCCGTCAACGGCGCGCGTCGAGCGCCCGGAGCGCGGCCTCCGCCTGGAGCTGCTCCGGGCGGGCCCCGGCCGCCGCGGCCTCCTGGGCGGCGAGCTGGAGCTGTCGCCCGGCCTCCTCCAGCTCTCCGAGGCGCAGCTGCGCCCGTCCCAGGACGCAGCGCAGCAGGGACTTCAGCCTGCCGTCCTCCAGCACGGCGGCGAGCTGGAGCCCCCGCACGGCGTCCTCCTTCGCCAGCTCCGGCGCGTCCGCCTGCGTGTGCAGCAGCGCCAGCCCGTGGTGGGTGTACGCCATGCCCCAGCGGTCCCCCGTGCGTGACTTGACGTCCAGCGCGAGCTGGAAGAAGTGCGTCGCCCGCTCCCGGTCTCCCGCGCGAGCGTGGGCATCTCCCAGGCTGAAGAGGGCGATGGAATGCTCCCAGGTGTCTCCGGAGCGCTCGCTCCAGCGCAGCACCGCGCCGTACTCCAGCGTGGCCTGCTCCGGCTGCCCCAGCCCCATCAGCACGTCGCCCATGGCCCGGTGCAGCGCGGCCTCCACGCTGGCCCGCGTCGGGCCCGTCTCCTGAGGCGCCAGCCGCAGCCGCTCGCGCGCGAGGCGAAGCCGGGTGCGCGCCTGCTCGAAGCGCCCCAGCGCGCACAGCGCCAGTGAGGCGTGCGCATCCAGGGCAGCCGCCAGCGTGGGCACCGCCTCCAGTCCCTCGCGGTGGCCCTCCTCCCCCAGCGCCACCACCTCCTCGTGGCGGCCGAGCGACAGCAGCACCGAGGCCAGCTTGTCCAGCCGGCGCGCCCGGTCCTCCGGCGCGGGCGCCCGCCCCTGGGTGTCGAGCGAGCGCGCATTGCGCCACGCATACTCCGCCTCGGGCCGCTCTCCGGCCAGCCGGTGCGCATCCCCCATGTGCTCCCAGAGCACGCGCAGCCACGCCCGGGACGTCTCCGGCTCCAGCCCGAGCGCCATCCCTATCGAGAAGCGGTACACGCCCAGCGCGGTGACGGGCTCCAGGGCCGCGCGGTGCCAGCCCGCCAGCTCCAGCAGGTGGGGCAGCGCGCGCTCCGGCAGGCCCGCGGAGAGCCAGTGCCGGGCCAGCTCCACGCAGCAGCGGCGGCGCAGCTCCACCGGCAGCGCCTCGTACGCCTCCGCGGCGCGGCGGTGCAGCGCGGGTGCGTCCGGCGCGGCCTCATGCTCCAGGACGCTGGCGGCCCACGTGTACCGTCCCCCCGCGACGGCCCGCAGCCACCCGCCCACCTCCAGCCACGCCAGCGGCGTGTACCCGCCCACCAGCGCGCCCAGCACGGGCCGGGGAAAGGAGGGCCCGAGCACCGACGCGGCCTGCAGCGCCTCGCGCTGGACGGGGGACAGCGACTCCAGCCGCGCGGTGAGCGCCTCCGCCCCCGTGCGCGGCGCCTCCGCTTCGGGCTGCTCCTCGTGGAGGGTGATGGCGTGGAGCAGGTGCAGTGGGTGCCCCGCGGCACAGCGGAGCAACCCCTCGCGCATGTCCGGTGACACCTCCGCGTGGGAGGGCAGCCGCTGCGCGTACAGCGAGGAGGCCTCCTCCGGGCCCAGCGGCTCCACGCTCAGCACCGTCGCCGACACCGGCACGGGCGCGGTGCCGCCGGGCCGCTGGAGCACCAGCAGGAGCAGCGGGGTGTGGAGGAGCCGTCCCACCAGGGCCTCGATGAGCGCATGGCTGAGCGGGTCCGCGTGCTGCCAGTCCTCCAGCACGAGCAGCCGGGGACGGCGGTGGGGCATCAGCGCATGACACAGGGCATCGAGCAGCGCGGTGCGCTCGGCCGCGAGGCTCGCGGGAACGCCCTGCCGCTCACGCCCCTCCAGGAACCGGCCCAGCAGCTCCGCCTCCGAGCTGGACACGCGCCCCACGCCCGTCGGCGGCTGCAGGCCCCGGGTGGCATCCAGCAGCTCGCGAAAAGGGCCCGCGGGCGTCCCGGGCAGGGCCATGCCACTGCCCTCCCACACCTCGAAGCCCTCGCCGGCCAGCCGCTCCACCAGCGCGTCCTTCAGCCGCGACTTGCCCAGCCCCGCCTCTCCCACCAGCCACACCGCGTGGCCCAGCCCGCGCCGTGCCTCCGCCGCGAGCGCCATCAGCCGGCCCAGCTGCGGGCCCCGCCCCACGAGCGGCGGCTGGCACACCGTCGGTGCCCACCGTCGCACGGGTGCGCCCCGTGGCACGCCGGAAGCAGCGCGGGGACACGCGAGGGCGCCCGCCGGTATCCGGGTTCCACAGGCCACACAAATGCCCGAGGACGAGGCCATGGCCCACCTCCCAATGCGGAATGCTGCGGTGTGGATGGAGCGCCGAGCCCCCGCGCGACCTCGGTGCGACCCGGACGTTTTAACGCCCCGGGTCGCCCCCGCGCCTCGCGCCCCGGGGTGGTGCGAGTGTCGACTCCACACAGCACACACGGACCTCCGGGTAGGCCTCACCCGTCATGTCCATACAATTACAATCAAGCTGCTTTTGATTACATGTAAACATGTGTCGCCCACTCTGCCGGTGGGCAGGCAGGCTCACTCCCGATGTGTTGAGTACGAAATACATCTGCCCGATACTCGTTGTCGTCGCAGCGCGGCAGACTGGCCGCGTCCTTGGAGAAGCCCCCACAGCAAAGCCAAACACCCGCCCGCCCGCGCTCCGCGGCGCGGCTTCACTCCCCGTCTGTCTTTACCCCCAGAGAGCCCACATGACGCACCTGAAGAACACCCTCCTGCTGGCTGGAGCGCTGCTCGGTATCGGCGCCGTTGGCTGTGGCGACTACACCCCCACCGAGGAGACGGGGGAGGCCCCGGAGTCCCTGGGCGTCTCGGCCGAGGCGCTCACCGCGTCGAACTGCACGCAGCTCACCGCCACGTCGGTCATCGCCAACGGCAACGACGGCAACGTCCCCGCGAACACGATGGACGACCGGCTGGACACGCGCTGGAGCCAGCTCGGCAAGGGTGCGTGGATTGACTACGACCTGGGCGCCACGAAGACGGTGGCGGGTGCCGCCATCGCCTGGCACGGCGGCAACACGCGCGCCAACACCTTCACCGTGGCGGTGTCCACGGACGGCATCAACTACACGCAGGTCTACAGCGGCACCAGCAGTGGCACGACGACCAACGCGGAGACCTACACCTTCCCGGCCGTCTCCGCCCGCCGGCTGCGCATCTACGTCAACGGCAACACGCTGAACGACTGGGCCAGCATCGCCGAGGCGCGCGCCTGCGCCGGCACCGTGACGCAGCCGCCTCCGACGACGCCTCCCCCGACGGGCTCCAGCGTGGTGTGGGTGGGTGACTTCGAGACGAACAACCTGGCCCAGTGGACCAAGACGCAGATGGTGAGCGCGGACCGGCTCGCGCTGGTGGCCTCGCCGCTGCGCCAGGGCCGCTACGCCATCAAGACGACAGTGAAGCACGGCGACGACCCCATCAACTCCAGCGGCAACCGCAACGAGCTGGTGCGGATGACGCGCGAGCCGGTGGGCTCCGAGTTCTACTACCGCTGGAGCACGATGTTCGACTCCACGTTCCCGAGCGCGAAGACGTGGCAGCTCTTCACCCAGTGGCACCATGAGGGTGACTCCGGCTCGCCGCCGGTGGAGTTCTACGTCTACGGCGAGGAGGTTCGCCTCAACATCGGCGGCAGCCCGGGCGTCATCGTCTGGCGCACGCCGCTGGTGCGCGGCCAGTGGCAGGACTTCATCTTCCACGTGAAGTGGTCGCCGGACGCGAGCGTGGGCTTCGTGGAGCTGTACCTCAACGGCAAGCTGGTGATGCCCAAGCGCTTCATCGCTACCCAGTTCTCCGGGCAGCTCAACTACCTGAAGGTGGGCCTGTACCGGAACGACACCATCACCCAGACGGGCATCGTCTACCACGACGGGTGGACCATGGCCCGCAGGCTGGAGGACGTGCTCAACCCGACGACGGTCCTCACCGCGCCGTAGCGGCTGCCCGCCAGCCGACACTGGAAGTCCCACCGGGTCGGAGTCCGTGCCCCCGCGCGGCTCCGGCCCGGAGTAGCTTCGTGGGCATGGCCCACACCCTGCTGGTCGTGCACGTCCAGGTCCACGTGAAGCCGGAGCACGTGGAAGCCTTCCGCGAAGCCACCCTGGCCAATGCGCGGGAGAGCGTGAAGGAGCCCGGCATCGCCCGCTTCGACGTCATGCAGGACGTCGATGACGCCACGCGCTTCGTGCTGGTGGAGGCGTACCGGACGCCCCAGGCCCCGGCCGCGCACAAGGAGACGGCCCACTACCTCACCTGGCGCGACACGGTGGCGCCGATGATGGCGGAGCCGCGCACCAGCCGGAAGTTCGTCAACCGCTTCCCCGACGACGCCGGGTGGTGACGTGAGCGTCCTCGCCTTCGAGTTCGCCACCGCCACCCGCATCGTCTTCGGCCCCGGCCGCGCGGCCGAGGCCCCCGAGGCCGTGCGCGCCCTGGGTGGGAGCCGGGTGCTGCTCGTCACGGGGAAGGACCCGACGCGGGCGCGCGCCCTGCAGGAAGGGCTGGAGCGGCTGGGCGTGCCCGTCCGCGTCTTCTCCGTGGACGGAGAGCCCACGGTGGAGCTGGCGCGGGAAGGCACGGCGGCGGCGGTGGAGTCCGGCTGTGACGCCGTGGTGGCGTTCGGCGGGGGCAGCGCGCTGGACGCGGGGAAGGCCATCGCCGCGCTGGCCGCCAACGGGGGAGACCCGCTGGACTACCTGGAGGTCATTGGCCGGGGAAAGCCGCTCACCCGCCCGGCGCTGCCCTTCGTGGCCATTCCCACCACGGCGGGCACGGGCTCGGAGGTGACGCGCAACGCGGTGCTGGGCTCGAGGGAGTCGAAGGTGAAGGCCAGCCTGCGCAGTCCGCACATGCTGCCGCGCCTGGCGCTGGTGGACCCGGACCTGCTCATCGGCGCGCCGTCGGTGGTGCTGGCCGCCAGCGGGATGGACGCCCTGTCGCAGCTCATCGAGCCGTTCCTCTCCGCGCGGGCCAACCCGCTCACGGATGCGCTGGCCCGTGAGGGCATGCGCCGCTCGGCGCGCTCGCTGCGGCGCGCGGTGCTGGAGGGGCCGGACGCGGCCATGCGCGAGGACCTGGCGGCGGCGAGCCTCTTCGGCGGGCTGTGCCTGGCCAACTCGGGCCTGGGCGCGGTGCATGGCTTCGCGGCGCCGGTAGGCGGCATGTACGACGCGCCCCACGGTGCGGTGTGTGCGGCGCTGTTGCCTGCGGTGCTGGACGTGAATCTGCGAGCCCTCCGTGCGCGCGCCCCGGAGCACCCCGCGGTGCCGCGCTTCCAGGAGGTGGCGGTGCTGCTCACGGGCCGGGCCGACGCTCGCGCCGAGGATGCCCTGGCCTGGGTGGAGGACCTGCGCGTCGCGCTCCGCGTGCCGGGGCTGGGGCGCTACGGGCTGACGGCGGCGGAAGTCCCGGCGCTGGTGGCGAAGGCGAAGAATGCGAGCAGCATGAAGGCCAACCCCCTGTTACTCACGGACGCCGAGCTCACGGAAATCGCCACACGCTCGATGTAGCGCGCATCGGCCGGCAACTGGCCCGGCCTGGAAGGACACCGAGGACATGCAAGACATCGACATCAAGACCGCGGACGGAACGATGGACGCGAAGCTGTTCCAGCCCGAGCAGGGCCAGGGCTCGGGTCCGTGGCCCGCGGTCATCATGATTCCGGATGCCTTCGGAATCCGGCCGGTCTTCGAGGAGATGGCGAAGCGGCTCGCGTCCGAGGGCTACGTGGTGCTGCTGCGGAACCCCTTCTACCGGAACGGGCATGCGTCGAAGCTCGACCTCAAGGGCTCGTTCGAGGAGGAGGTGTTCCGCAAGCGCATCTACGGGCTCATCGGCACCCTGACGCCGCAGGCGCTGAAGACGGACGCGGCGGCGGAGCTGGACTTCCTCTCGAAGCACCCGGCGGTGAAGGGCCCGAAGGCGGGCGTGGCGGGGTACTGCTTCAGCGGCGGCATCGCGGTGCGCATGGCGGCGGACTTCCCGGAGCGTATCGCTGCGGCGGCGTCCTCGCATGGAGGGCGGCTGGCCACGGACTCGCCCGACAGCCCCCACCTGCTGGTCGGCAAGGTGAAGGGCGAGCTGTACTTCGGCCATGCGGACAACGACGGCTCCATGCCGGCCGAGGCCATCCAGAAGCTGGACGCGGCGCTGAAGCAGTCGGGCGTCAAGCACGTGTCCGAGCTGTACCCGGGTGCGCGCCATGGCTACTCCGTGCCGGGTTCGGCCGCGTACGACAAGGACACGGCCGAGACGCACTGGCGCAGGCTGCTGGACTTGTTCGGCAGGACGCTGCGGGGCTGAGCTGGCGCGGCAACCGGGGCAAGCCCAACACTCAAGAGAGGACGGAGCGCTTCTTCTGCGAACGGCGCGTGGTGCGCTTGCGTGCGGGTGCGGCGCGGGTCGGCGGTCCTGCGGGGCTGGAAGGTTGGACAGGCAGCTCGCGGAAGGTCAGGCCGTCGAGCGCGAAGCGCTCCACTCCTTTCTTGAAACGCTCGGTGACGACGAGCACGGTCGCGAAGTTGCGCAGCCGGAAAAGGTCCAGGTTCTTGGGGAGGGAGTCCTTGTCGAGGATGGGCTGCTTCGGGAGGCTGAAGCCCTGGCGACCGCACTTCGGACACGGCGAGGGGATACTGCGCGGGATGCAGTCTGGGTGCAGCAGTCCACGCGGCTCGATGTGCAGGTCGAGCAGTTCCGGAAGCCCCTTCGGGCGGAAGACCATCTCCGTAGGAACTCCCCGCAGCCCGCGAATCCCCTCTGCCTGCAACAGTTCGAGAGCGTCGTACCGGACCAGGAGGGTGCCCCCGTACTGGTGGGTGAACACGGAGAATGGCCCCCTGGCCTTTCCGACCAGGGGTCCGAAGGTGGTCCCAGGCTCCAGCGGAAAGCCTGAAGGCAGCAACGGGCGAACCTGCTCACGAAGACGCTCGAACTCCTCGAAGTCTTCTTCCAGATGGGCCTTCGACAATGTCTTCGCAACGGGATGGCCCGAGAGGTCCACAGCGGGATAGTTG encodes the following:
- a CDS encoding AAA family ATPase; translation: MRRWAPTVCQPPLVGRGPQLGRLMALAAEARRGLGHAVWLVGEAGLGKSRLKDALVERLAGEGFEVWEGSGMALPGTPAGPFRELLDATRGLQPPTGVGRVSSSEAELLGRFLEGRERQGVPASLAAERTALLDALCHALMPHRRPRLLVLEDWQHADPLSHALIEALVGRLLHTPLLLLVLQRPGGTAPVPVSATVLSVEPLGPEEASSLYAQRLPSHAEVSPDMREGLLRCAAGHPLHLLHAITLHEEQPEAEAPRTGAEALTARLESLSPVQREALQAASVLGPSFPRPVLGALVGGYTPLAWLEVGGWLRAVAGGRYTWAASVLEHEAAPDAPALHRRAAEAYEALPVELRRRCCVELARHWLSAGLPERALPHLLELAGWHRAALEPVTALGVYRFSIGMALGLEPETSRAWLRVLWEHMGDAHRLAGERPEAEYAWRNARSLDTQGRAPAPEDRARRLDKLASVLLSLGRHEEVVALGEEGHREGLEAVPTLAAALDAHASLALCALGRFEQARTRLRLARERLRLAPQETGPTRASVEAALHRAMGDVLMGLGQPEQATLEYGAVLRWSERSGDTWEHSIALFSLGDAHARAGDRERATHFFQLALDVKSRTGDRWGMAYTHHGLALLHTQADAPELAKEDAVRGLQLAAVLEDGRLKSLLRCVLGRAQLRLGELEEAGRQLQLAAQEAAAAGARPEQLQAEAALRALDARR
- a CDS encoding heparin lyase I family protein, which gives rise to MKNTLLLAGALLGIGAVGCGDYTPTEETGEAPESLGVSAEALTASNCTQLTATSVIANGNDGNVPANTMDDRLDTRWSQLGKGAWIDYDLGATKTVAGAAIAWHGGNTRANTFTVAVSTDGINYTQVYSGTSSGTTTNAETYTFPAVSARRLRIYVNGNTLNDWASIAEARACAGTVTQPPPTTPPPTGSSVVWVGDFETNNLAQWTKTQMVSADRLALVASPLRQGRYAIKTTVKHGDDPINSSGNRNELVRMTREPVGSEFYYRWSTMFDSTFPSAKTWQLFTQWHHEGDSGSPPVEFYVYGEEVRLNIGGSPGVIVWRTPLVRGQWQDFIFHVKWSPDASVGFVELYLNGKLVMPKRFIATQFSGQLNYLKVGLYRNDTITQTGIVYHDGWTMARRLEDVLNPTTVLTAP
- a CDS encoding antibiotic biosynthesis monooxygenase, translating into MAHTLLVVHVQVHVKPEHVEAFREATLANARESVKEPGIARFDVMQDVDDATRFVLVEAYRTPQAPAAHKETAHYLTWRDTVAPMMAEPRTSRKFVNRFPDDAGW
- a CDS encoding iron-containing alcohol dehydrogenase, whose protein sequence is MSVLAFEFATATRIVFGPGRAAEAPEAVRALGGSRVLLVTGKDPTRARALQEGLERLGVPVRVFSVDGEPTVELAREGTAAAVESGCDAVVAFGGGSALDAGKAIAALAANGGDPLDYLEVIGRGKPLTRPALPFVAIPTTAGTGSEVTRNAVLGSRESKVKASLRSPHMLPRLALVDPDLLIGAPSVVLAASGMDALSQLIEPFLSARANPLTDALAREGMRRSARSLRRAVLEGPDAAMREDLAAASLFGGLCLANSGLGAVHGFAAPVGGMYDAPHGAVCAALLPAVLDVNLRALRARAPEHPAVPRFQEVAVLLTGRADARAEDALAWVEDLRVALRVPGLGRYGLTAAEVPALVAKAKNASSMKANPLLLTDAELTEIATRSM
- a CDS encoding dienelactone hydrolase family protein, producing the protein MQDIDIKTADGTMDAKLFQPEQGQGSGPWPAVIMIPDAFGIRPVFEEMAKRLASEGYVVLLRNPFYRNGHASKLDLKGSFEEEVFRKRIYGLIGTLTPQALKTDAAAELDFLSKHPAVKGPKAGVAGYCFSGGIAVRMAADFPERIAAAASSHGGRLATDSPDSPHLLVGKVKGELYFGHADNDGSMPAEAIQKLDAALKQSGVKHVSELYPGARHGYSVPGSAAYDKDTAETHWRRLLDLFGRTLRG
- the sitI6 gene encoding SitI6 family double-CXXCG motif immunity protein, which gives rise to MPRFFQLLLGDYRHQKGGYSARRKWLLPGVSCPECKATWGGAGLNYPAVDLSGHPVAKTLSKAHLEEDFEEFERLREQVRPLLPSGFPLEPGTTFGPLVGKARGPFSVFTHQYGGTLLVRYDALELLQAEGIRGLRGVPTEMVFRPKGLPELLDLHIEPRGLLHPDCIPRSIPSPCPKCGRQGFSLPKQPILDKDSLPKNLDLFRLRNFATVLVVTERFKKGVERFALDGLTFRELPVQPSSPAGPPTRAAPARKRTTRRSQKKRSVLS